A single Camarhynchus parvulus chromosome 5, STF_HiC, whole genome shotgun sequence DNA region contains:
- the CARNS1 gene encoding LOW QUALITY PROTEIN: carnosine synthase 1 (The sequence of the model RefSeq protein was modified relative to this genomic sequence to represent the inferred CDS: inserted 5 bases in 3 codons; deleted 2 bases in 1 codon) has translation MRVAGCGGGAGDRERVTARAGPCGAAAALVAPCLPVAVAVTVTVTPRAAGTKPGDASPSPRPLRALRPRLPPQGNGRQRCPSLGTATAPPSWGWRGTGRPRGWGGRGLCGTPATGFWGVLVPRHRAVCPLTLSPGAGLGDSLAASGHRSAPCLSFPLCSAGHLLGAGAPGXGGGDTPVPGSAPPGHLGTPGTGRPPAVLSWHGITLSRRCRGHRGWHRGDNLRPPGLAPKGQSGAARSVDEGQLSTPQASPERVPSPEEQQWAGPEALCPGWLEDEAPDGEVPGDSGDPDGATHAYERLQSALCQEGLPPTLDCSPEPRTGFGPLDMTVCILGSPIPFLPVLLEGGTRCPGAMVLCLSPSWASRVPSESCPGAWSLLLSRGISFKVGGHSALESFVPPRRANYVTGTFAPGDPEGGWVGELARDLDCPTGGSVPLAHRLEDTLVTRWVLAARANLPVPPTLAFVLGTRGDLPAQPAAPGVRLVRLQDPQGQQSLVQEEVGAFLGGTAMEPYGQVVVRPAGWRWRGTGTRSTHRKEEGAAVAQAVGARLRGLTEEDSVLLEAMVPTARLPVPPPRSPAPRLPMALRICTLVCRSWGDRPQLCQVACAVGRAESPVRHGAALPQGLDSSLQQCGVAAPSQRQALATRLREATEAAAAXLLASEAELSPRQSGGGRARTDILGVDFLLACVDEALELVALATNGQRCLETCALAEAMGRGVGEPRGDLPRLLAEAMLHRAQRHLVEGKDILLIGAGGVSKSFVWEAARDYGLRIHLVESDPEHFAAGLVQTFLPYDSREHRRDEEHAERVLELLRSRGLRPHACLSYWDDCVVLAALVCQGLGLRGPAPAAVRVAKQKSSTHRHLQRCRRGRSPXAAFAVPCRRLRSHGDVERAAGAVPFPAVAKLEFGAGGVGVRLVENAGQCHAHAARLWRDLRDDADHPGIGLGWGNAMLLMEYVPGTEHDVDLVVFEGRLLGAWVSDNGPTRVPAFLETAACLPSCLPADRQAQLVRAALQCCRACGLRDGVFNVELKLGPAGPRLLEINPRMGGFYLRDWIREVYGPDLLLAAVLVALGVPPVLPARPAPRTHLAGVMCLASEHGETLAGGGGMEALRELHGRGLVRLNRLFEEPEGAGEYEEPLLSVACAGATLAEACERLLGLCQGLGIDSPRYPVEHFLSHFK, from the exons ATGAGGGTGGCAGGGTGCGGGGGTGGCGCGGGTGACAGGGAGCGGGTGACAGCGCGCGCGGGACCCTGCggcgcggcggccgcgctgGTGGCCCCGTGCCTGCCGGTGGCGGTggcggtgacagtgacagtgacgCCGCGGGCAGCTGGAACTAAGCCGGGGGAC gcgTCCCCGAGCCCTCGTCCCCTGCGCGCTCTCAGGCCACGGCTCCCACCCCAAGGTAACGGGCGACAGCGCTGTCCCAGCTTGGGGACAGCGacagcacctcccagctggggatggagggggacaGGGCGGCCCCGCGGCTGGGGCGGGCGCGGGCTTTGCGGGACCCCCGCGACTGGGTTCTGGGGGGTCCTCGTGCCACGCCACCGAGCCGTGTGTCCCCTAACGCTGTCACCGGGTGCCGGGcttggggacagcctggctgccagcGGGCACCGCTCAgctccgtgcctcagtttccctctgtgctctgccGGGCACCTGCTGGGAGCGGGGGCACCCGG ggggggtggggacaccccGGTCCCAGGGTCTGCACCCCCTGGGCACCTTGGCACCCCAGGCACGGGGAGG CCCccggctgtgctgagctggcacGGGATTACACTAAGCCGGAGGTGCCGGGGCCACCGGGGCTGGCACCGAGGGGACAACCTGAGGCCACCGGGGCTGGCACCGAAGGGTCAATCTGGGGCCGCCAGATCTGTCGACGAGGGGCAA ctctcgACGCCCCAGGCGAGCCCGGAGCGGGTGCCCAGCCcggaggagcagcagtgggcaggGCCCGAGGcgctgtgcccgggctggctgGAGGACGAGGCCCCCGATGGCGAAGTgcccggggacagcggggacccCGACGGTGCCACCCACGCCTACGAGCGGCTCCAGAGcgccctgtgccaggaggggctgcccCCCACGCTGGactgctccccagagccccgCACGG GATTTGGCCCGCTGGACATGACCGTTTGCATCCTGGGCTCGCCCATCCCCTTCCTGCCCGTTCTGCTGGAGGGTGGCACCCGCTGCCCAG GTGCCAtggtgctgtgcctgtccccCTCCTGGGCCAGCCGGGTGCCATCGGAGTCGTGCCCAGGCGCctggtccctgctgctctcccggGGCATCTCCTTCAAGGTGGGGGGGCACAGCGCCCTGGAGAGCTTCGTGCCGCCCCGCCGCGCCAACTACGTGACGGGCACCTTCGCGCCGGGGGACCCCGAGGGCGGCTGGGTGGGCGAGCTGGCCCGTGACCTCGACTGCCCCACGGGGGGCTCGGTGCCGCTCGCCCACCGCCTGGAGGACACGCTGGTCACCCgctgggtgctggcagctcGGGCCAACCTGCCCGTGCCCCCCACGCTGGCCTTCGTCCTGGGGACCAGGGGGGACCTGCCCGCCCAGCCCGCGGCCCCCGGGGTGAGGCTGGTGCGGCTGCAGGAcccccagggccagcagagcctggtgcaggaggaggtgggCGCCTTCCTGGGGGGCACCGCCATGGAGCCCTACGGCCAG GTGGTGGTGCGGCCGGCGGGGTGGCGGTGGCGGGGGACGGGCACCCGCAGCACCcacaggaaggaggagggggcGGCGGTGGCGCAGGCGGTGGGTGCCCGGCTCCGGGGGCTGACGGAGGAGGACAGCGTCCTGCTGGAGGCCATGGTGCCCACCGCCCGCCTGCCCGTGCCCCCCCCAC gcagcccagccccgcggCTGCCCATGGCCCTGCGCATCTGCACCCTCGTCTGCAGGTCCTGGGGGGACcggccccagctctgccag GTGGCCTGCGCCGTGGGACGCGCGGAGAGCCCGGTGCGCCACGGCGCGGCGCTGCCCCAGGGCCTGGactccagcctgcagcagtgcGGGGTGGCGGCCCCCAGCCAGCGACAGGCGCTGGCCACGCGGCTACGGGAGGCCACCGAGGCCGCCGCGG GCCTGCTGGCCAGCGAGGCCGAGCTGAGCCCGCGGCagagcggcggcggccgggcccgcACCGACATCCTGG GCGTGGATTTCCTGCTGGCGTGCGTGGATGAGGCGCTGGAGCTGGTGGCGCTGGCCACGAACGGGCAGCGGTGCCTGGAGACGTGCGCGCTGGCCGAGGCCATGGGGCGCGGCGTGGGCGAGCCCCGCGGGGATTTGCCGCGGCTGCTGGCCGAGGCCATGCTGCACCGGGCGCAGCGTCACCTGGTCGAGGGCAAGGACATCCTGCTCATCGGGGCCGGCGGCGTCAGCAAGAGCTTCGTGTGGGAGGCGGCCCGCGACTACGGGCTGAGG ATCCACCTGGTGGAGTCGGACCCGGAGCACTTCGCGGCGGGGCTGGTGCAGACCTTCCTGCCCTACGACAGCCGGGAGCACCGGCGCGACGAGGAGCACGCGGAGcgggtgctggagctgctgcgcTCCCGGGGGCTGCGGCCCCACGCCTGCCTCTCCTACTGGGACGACTGCGTGGTGCTGGCGGCCCTggtgtgccaggggctggggctccgcggccccgcgcccgccgccgtGCGGGTGGCcaagcagaagagcagcacGCACCGGCACCTGCAGCGCTGCCGCCGCGGCCGCTCGCC CGCCGCCTTCGCCGTGCCCTGCCGCCGCCTGCGGAGCCACGGCGACGTggagcgggcggcgggcgcCGTGCCCTTCCCCGCCGTGGCCAAGCTGGAGTTCGGCGCGGGCGGCGTGGGCGTGCGGCTGGTGGAGAACGCCGGGCAGTGCCACGCTCACGCCGCCCGCCTCTGGAGGGACCTGCGCGACGACGCCGACCACCCGGGCAtcgggctgggctggggcaacGCCATGCTGCTCATGGAGTACGTGCCGGGCACCGAGCACGACGTGGACCTGGTGGTTTTCGAGGGGCGGCTGCTGGGCGCCTGGGTGTCGGACAACGGCCCCACGCGTGTCCCCGCCTTCCTGGAGACGGCGgcctgcctgccctcctgcctgcccgcCGACCGGCAGGCGCAGCTGGTGCGGGCGGCGCTGCAGTGCTGCCGGGCGTGCGGGCTGCGCGACGGCGTCTTCAACGTGGAGCTCAAGCtgggcccggcggggccgcgcctgCTGGAGATCAACCCCCGCATGGGGGGCTTCTACCTGCGCGACTGGATCCGCGAGGTCTACGGCCCCGACCTGCTGCTGGCCGCCGTGCTGGTGGCGCTGGGAGTGCCGCCCGtgctgcccgcccgccccgcgccccgcacGCACCTGGCCGGGGTGATGTGCCTGGCCTCGGAGCACGGCGAGACCctggcgggcggcggcggcatGGAGGCGCTGCGGGAGCTGCACGGCCGCGGGCTCGTCCGCCTCAACCGGCTCTTCGAGGAGCCCGAGGGGGCCGGCGAGTACGAGGAGCCGCTGCTGAGCGTGGCGTGCGCCGGGGCCACGCTGGCCGAGGCCTGCGAGCgcctgctggggctctgccaggggctgggcatcGACTCCCCGCGATATCCCGTGGAGCATTTCTTGTCCCACTTCAAATAG